In the genome of Halostella limicola, one region contains:
- a CDS encoding helix-turn-helix domain-containing protein encodes MGVVAEFTVDDPDLLLKEALAAVPEMTVTIEQDTASRDGLPIFYFWASGGDFAAFEAALDRDDDVAEYEILETIEDRRMYRVGFSRASFYDAYRESTATFLSLTGSHRGWRLQMRFPDRESLRRYRQSYEEEGVSFVVHRLYTDTGGPGDEYGLTDKQRRALALAHREGYFSQPREVTLEDLAADLDISPQAVSARLQRGMDALLAATIDDEDLKD; translated from the coding sequence ATGGGCGTCGTCGCGGAGTTCACGGTCGACGATCCGGACCTCCTGCTGAAGGAAGCGCTCGCCGCAGTCCCGGAGATGACCGTCACGATCGAGCAGGACACCGCGAGCCGCGACGGGCTCCCGATCTTCTACTTCTGGGCGTCCGGCGGCGATTTCGCGGCGTTCGAGGCGGCCCTCGACCGCGACGACGACGTCGCCGAGTACGAGATCCTCGAGACCATCGAGGACCGGCGAATGTACCGCGTCGGGTTCTCCCGCGCCTCCTTCTACGACGCCTATCGCGAGTCGACCGCGACCTTCCTGTCTCTGACCGGCTCCCATCGCGGGTGGCGACTCCAGATGCGGTTCCCCGACCGCGAGTCGCTGCGCCGGTACCGCCAGAGCTACGAGGAAGAAGGGGTCTCGTTCGTCGTCCACCGCCTGTACACGGACACTGGCGGCCCGGGCGACGAGTACGGCCTCACCGACAAGCAGCGGCGGGCGCTCGCGCTCGCCCACCGGGAGGGGTACTTCTCCCAGCCGCGAGAGGTGACGCTGGAGGACCTGGCGGCCGATCTGGACATTTCCCCGCAGGCGGTGTCCGCCAGGCTCCAGCGGGGGATGGACGCGCTGCTCGCGGCGACCATCGACGACGAGGACTTGAAGGATTGA
- a CDS encoding biotin--[acetyl-CoA-carboxylase] ligase translates to MNDTRRAVLCALDDGPVTGPDLADRLDVSRAAVWKHVDALREEGFAIESDGDGYRLTGVPDYGGTAVEHGLDAPYEVEYHDAIDSTNDRARALAAEGASDVVVLADEQTHSKGRLDREWSSPSGGVWLSVVVRPELPPAHVPLVTLAAAVATTRALREAGVDAGIKWPNDVLSADDGGKLAGILTEMEGEADRVNWVVVGVGVNANVDAADLPDQGTSVREKAGDVDRRAFVQRLLEEFSALVDDPDAVLDAWREHALTLGEEVRVETPTGDVVGEAVDVEFPGSLVVETDDGRRRVHAGDCEHLRPR, encoded by the coding sequence ATGAACGACACTCGCCGGGCGGTGCTGTGCGCGCTCGACGACGGTCCCGTCACCGGGCCCGACCTCGCCGACCGCCTCGACGTCTCCCGCGCCGCCGTCTGGAAGCACGTCGACGCCCTCCGCGAGGAGGGGTTCGCGATCGAGAGCGACGGCGACGGTTACCGGCTGACGGGCGTCCCCGACTACGGCGGGACGGCGGTCGAGCACGGGCTCGACGCGCCCTACGAGGTGGAGTACCACGACGCGATCGACAGCACGAACGACCGCGCCCGCGCCCTCGCCGCCGAGGGGGCGAGCGACGTGGTCGTGCTCGCCGACGAGCAGACCCACAGCAAGGGCCGCCTCGACAGAGAGTGGTCCTCGCCGTCCGGCGGCGTCTGGCTGAGCGTCGTCGTCCGGCCGGAACTGCCGCCCGCGCACGTGCCGCTCGTGACGCTGGCCGCGGCGGTGGCGACGACCCGCGCCCTCCGCGAGGCGGGCGTCGACGCCGGCATCAAGTGGCCCAACGACGTGCTCTCGGCCGACGACGGCGGCAAGCTCGCGGGCATCCTCACCGAGATGGAGGGCGAGGCCGACCGCGTCAACTGGGTGGTCGTCGGCGTCGGCGTGAACGCGAACGTCGACGCCGCGGACCTCCCCGACCAGGGCACGAGCGTCCGCGAGAAGGCGGGCGACGTCGACCGCCGCGCGTTCGTCCAGCGCCTGCTGGAGGAGTTCTCGGCCCTCGTCGACGACCCCGACGCGGTGCTCGACGCGTGGCGCGAGCACGCGCTGACCCTCGGCGAGGAGGTCCGCGTCGAGACGCCGACCGGCGACGTGGTCGGCGAGGCCGTCGACGTGGAGTTCCCCGGGTCGCTCGTCGTCGAGACCGATGACGGACGGCGCCGCGTCCACGCGGGCGACTGCGAGCACCTGCGGCCGCGGTAG
- a CDS encoding DoxX family protein: MALELTAVGDIVFLVARLLFGGVLAFMGLNHFMDTDAMAGYAESKGVPAPRLSVLASGGTLIFGGLLVALGLFPAIGAGALAAFFLVATPKMHDFWTVDDPQAQQNEMTHFLKNAVLLAASLALLALGGQAWPYAVGL; the protein is encoded by the coding sequence ATGGCACTGGAACTCACCGCCGTCGGCGATATCGTCTTCCTCGTCGCCAGGCTCCTGTTCGGCGGCGTCCTCGCGTTCATGGGGCTGAACCACTTCATGGACACCGACGCTATGGCGGGGTACGCTGAGTCCAAGGGCGTCCCCGCGCCCCGACTGTCCGTCCTCGCCAGCGGCGGCACGCTGATCTTCGGCGGCCTCCTCGTCGCGCTCGGCCTCTTCCCCGCTATCGGCGCGGGGGCGCTCGCGGCGTTCTTCCTCGTCGCCACGCCGAAGATGCACGATTTCTGGACCGTCGACGACCCGCAGGCGCAGCAAAACGAGATGACCCACTTCCTGAAGAACGCCGTCCTGCTGGCCGCGTCGCTGGCGCTGCTGGCGCTCGGCGGTCAGGCGTGGCCCTACGCGGTCGGTCTCTGA
- a CDS encoding winged helix-turn-helix transcriptional regulator, with product MSLERTPSPEEKNESACDVVESLEQIGSQWRLIVLHDLQDGEKRFNELKRSTGANSRTLSRVLDDLTDLGFVTRRLEEDAPVATYYSLTDKGRSLCPVFDEIEAWAAEWLEGE from the coding sequence ATGTCTCTGGAACGAACTCCCTCCCCCGAAGAGAAAAACGAGAGCGCGTGCGACGTCGTCGAGTCCCTGGAGCAGATCGGCTCGCAGTGGCGGCTGATCGTCCTCCACGACCTCCAGGACGGCGAGAAGCGGTTCAACGAGCTCAAGCGGTCGACGGGCGCTAACTCCCGAACGCTCTCCCGCGTGCTCGACGACCTGACCGACCTCGGGTTCGTCACGCGACGCCTCGAAGAGGACGCCCCCGTCGCCACGTACTACAGCCTCACGGACAAGGGCCGGTCGCTCTGTCCCGTCTTCGACGAGATAGAGGCGTGGGCGGCGGAGTGGCTGGAGGGGGAGTAG
- a CDS encoding HalOD1 output domain-containing protein has product MDLPNDRGPDGATSEVDGTFRIRDPDDVVERRYDRSDARPVPTIVVDAVAEAAGADPLDLTPLVATIDTDALDALFRSASRDAVLSFEHDGCRVTVSGEGRIVVAPGR; this is encoded by the coding sequence ATGGACCTTCCGAACGACCGCGGTCCCGACGGCGCGACCTCCGAGGTCGACGGGACCTTCCGGATCCGCGACCCGGACGACGTCGTCGAGCGCCGCTACGACCGGTCGGACGCGCGGCCGGTGCCGACGATAGTCGTCGACGCGGTCGCCGAGGCTGCGGGCGCGGACCCGCTCGATCTCACGCCGCTCGTGGCGACGATCGACACCGACGCGCTCGACGCTCTCTTCCGGTCCGCGTCCCGGGACGCCGTCCTCTCCTTCGAGCACGACGGTTGCCGGGTGACCGTCTCCGGCGAGGGGCGTATCGTCGTCGCGCCGGGGCGGTGA
- a CDS encoding aldo/keto reductase, translated as MEYTTLGSTGMEVSRICLGCMSFGTSDWREWVLDEEESLDLIDRAIDLGINFFDTANMYSEGESERVLGTALEGRRDEAVVATKGYFRMDEDDPNSGGLSRKAIEQELSNSLDRLGMETIDLYQIHRWDDDTPIETTMRALDDAVRRGQVRYLGASSMWAYQFMDALRTSERLGLDRFATMQNHYNLLYREEEREMLPLCEQEGVGVIPWSPLARGYLTRPHEEFDATTRGETDDYAREHPYFEGGGKAVNERVADLADDRNATMAQIALAWVLHQDAVDAPIVGTTSVEHLEDAVEAVEISLSDDELEYLEEPYEPVRVSGHE; from the coding sequence ATGGAGTACACGACGCTCGGGTCGACCGGGATGGAGGTCAGCCGCATCTGTCTCGGCTGCATGAGCTTCGGGACGAGCGACTGGCGCGAGTGGGTGTTAGACGAGGAGGAGAGCCTGGACCTGATCGACCGCGCGATCGACCTCGGAATCAACTTCTTCGACACGGCCAACATGTACTCCGAGGGCGAGAGCGAGCGCGTCCTCGGGACGGCTCTGGAAGGACGGCGCGACGAGGCCGTCGTCGCGACGAAGGGCTACTTCCGGATGGACGAGGACGACCCCAACTCCGGCGGCCTCTCGCGGAAGGCCATCGAGCAGGAGCTGTCGAACAGCCTCGACAGGCTCGGGATGGAGACGATCGACCTCTACCAGATCCACCGCTGGGACGACGACACCCCCATCGAGACGACGATGCGGGCGCTCGACGACGCGGTCCGCCGCGGGCAGGTGCGCTACCTGGGTGCGAGTTCGATGTGGGCGTACCAGTTCATGGACGCCCTGCGGACGAGCGAGCGCCTCGGTCTCGACCGGTTCGCGACGATGCAGAACCACTACAACCTCCTGTACCGGGAGGAGGAGCGCGAGATGCTCCCGCTGTGCGAACAGGAGGGCGTCGGGGTCATCCCGTGGAGTCCGCTCGCGCGGGGCTATCTCACCCGGCCGCACGAGGAGTTCGACGCGACGACCCGCGGCGAGACCGACGACTACGCCCGCGAGCACCCCTACTTCGAGGGCGGCGGGAAGGCGGTGAACGAGCGCGTCGCCGACCTGGCGGACGACCGCAACGCGACGATGGCCCAGATCGCGCTCGCGTGGGTGCTTCACCAGGACGCCGTCGACGCGCCCATCGTCGGCACGACCAGCGTCGAACACCTCGAAGACGCCGTCGAGGCCGTCGAGATATCGCTGTCGGACGACGAGCTGGAGTACCTCGAAGAGCCGTACGAGCCGGTGCGGGTCTCCGGCCACGAGTGA
- the dpsA gene encoding DNA starvation/stationary phase protection protein DpsA — MSTQESVLREAGTVEENALRLDEEKAEQIIDALNTDLAASYVLYHQLKKHHWNVVGSEFEALHEFFEEAYEIAEVAADEQAERVQALGGVPISGMSDLEEHAPVEPEGEDVYDARTSMENDLEMYGDIIETMRDHIELAENLGDHATAQMLREQLVETEEIAHHIEHYLEHDSLKNW; from the coding sequence ATGAGCACTCAGGAATCCGTCCTCCGAGAGGCCGGTACAGTCGAAGAGAACGCCCTCCGCCTCGACGAGGAGAAGGCAGAGCAGATAATCGACGCGCTGAACACCGACCTCGCCGCGTCGTACGTCCTCTACCACCAGCTGAAGAAGCACCACTGGAACGTCGTCGGCTCGGAGTTCGAGGCGCTCCACGAGTTCTTCGAGGAGGCCTACGAGATCGCCGAGGTGGCCGCCGACGAGCAGGCCGAGCGCGTGCAGGCGCTGGGCGGCGTCCCGATCAGCGGGATGTCCGACCTCGAAGAGCACGCGCCCGTCGAGCCCGAGGGTGAGGACGTCTACGACGCGCGCACCTCGATGGAGAACGACCTGGAGATGTACGGCGACATCATCGAGACGATGCGCGACCACATCGAGCTCGCCGAGAACCTCGGCGACCACGCGACGGCCCAGATGCTCCGCGAGCAGCTCGTCGAGACCGAGGAGATCGCTCACCACATCGAACACTACCTCGAGCACGACTCCCTGAAGAACTGGTAG